A stretch of DNA from Amylolactobacillus amylophilus DSM 20533 = JCM 1125:
AATGGTAACTTAGTGCCGTTCTCTGTCACTGATCCATCGCCCACAGCGATAACTTCACCAACTTGAGGCTTCTCTTTCGCATTTGATGCTAGTAGGATTCCTCCAACTGACTCTTCCTTCTCTTCCTGTACTTTGATAATCACGCGATCTGCAATTGGTT
This window harbors:
- the groES gene encoding co-chaperone GroES yields the protein MLKPIADRVIIKVQEEKEESVGGILLASNAKEKPQVGEVIAVGDGSVTENGTKLPLTVKVGDTVYYDKYSGSQVKFDNEDYLVLHEKDIIAIVE